The Amblyomma americanum isolate KBUSLIRL-KWMA chromosome 5, ASM5285725v1, whole genome shotgun sequence genome window below encodes:
- the LOC144134842 gene encoding uncharacterized protein LOC144134842 — translation MAVSMAVDTMAENQWGSGLNTSTLMKKLNRGSQFQSPLDWFRQRAGQEGEYLSYGDFLDLMRSLFTDLGDVTTNETQTEAALAFSSFDTDHNKGLDASEFNRMWTSWIEVILSPKFALLVVDVQNDFITGSLSVKNLTDNRDPERIVPVINELAENLPWEVIVYTQDWHPTNHISFFENKDRRLFHSSSPVSAEESKVFDTVAFADNETSSGSIVQTLWPAHCVQDTWGAQLHQALRVPDHALLVRKGTDPDVDSYSAFWDNDSRNATILDAELKARNITHVVICGIAYDVCVASTALHAIQLGFATLIADDASCGTSTVATIAAKASLATKHCIFPESSVVMQVVRGVIRPLELGLQLAKTQRAKNN, via the coding sequence CTGAAAACCAGTGGGGATCTGGCCTGAACACCTCGACGCTAATGAAGAAGCTGAACCGTGGGAGTCAGTTCCAGTCACCGCTTGATTGGTTCCGTCAGCGTGCTGGGCAAGAAGGAGAATACTTGTCCTATGGAGATTTTCTCGACCTTATGAGATCACTTTTTACTGATCTTGGCGATGTAACAACCAATGAAACACAGACAGAAGCTGCGTTGGCGTTTAGTAGCTTCGATACTGACCATAACAAAGGCTTAGATGCTTCAGAGTTTAACAGAATGTGGACATCATGGATCGAGGTCATACTGTCCCCAAAGTTTGCCTTACTTGTTGTTGATGTGCAGAACGACTTCATCACAGGAAGTCTTTCAGTGAAAAATCTCACTGACAATCGCGACCCTGAACGCATTGTGCCTGTGATCAATGAACTTGCCGAAAATCTCCCATGGGAAGTGATTGTCTACACTCAAGACTGGCACCCAACGAACCACATCTCATTTTTCGAGAACAAAGACCGCCGCCTGTTCCATTCCAGTAGTCCCGTGAGTGCTGAGGAATCCAAGGTTTTTGATACCGTTGCGTTTGCTGATAATGAAACGAGCTCTGGCAGCATTGTGCAAACTTTGTGGCCAGCGCACTGCGTGCAGGATACATGGGGAGCACAGCTACACCAAGCGCTCAGGGTGCCTGACCACGCGCTCTTAGTTCGCAAGGGCACGGATCCAGATGTGGACAGCTACTCTGCCTTTTGGGATAACGACAGTCGCAATGCAACAATTCTTGATGCGGAGTTAAAGGCTAGAAACATAACACACGTTGTCATCTGTGGAATAGCTTACGATGTCTGTGTGGCTTCAACAGCGCTACATGCCATACAGTTAGGTTTCGCGACCCTTATCGCTGATGATGCATCCTGCGGCACTTCTACAGTTGCTACAATAGCCGCAAAGGCCTCCTTAGCTACCAAGCACTGCATTTTCCCTGAAAGCTCTGTAGTTATGCAAGTGGTCCGTGGAGTGATACGACCCCTGGAGCTCGGCCTTCAGCTCGCCAAGACGCAACGAGCAAAAAACAACTAA